A single window of Methanofastidiosum sp. DNA harbors:
- a CDS encoding fumarylacetoacetate hydrolase family protein, which translates to MKLLRYNYKDKIEQGILENDVIKKIKGDFFSGFEITENEIDPSLVKLLSPTTPSKIVAVGLNYVDHAKELKMEIPKNPIMFIKPASTVVGPEDPIIYPETSNQVDYEVELGVVIGRRAKNVEKDEAGDYILGYTVFNDVTARDLQRKDIQWTRAKSYDTFAPIGPLIETDIDPFDLPISLKLNGITKQDSSTKNMIFNCYELLEFISEIMPLEPGDVIATGTPPGVGPMNRGGTVEAKIEGIGVLKNYVI; encoded by the coding sequence ATGAAGCTCCTAAGGTACAACTACAAAGATAAGATAGAACAAGGAATTTTAGAGAACGACGTGATAAAAAAAATCAAAGGAGATTTCTTTTCAGGATTTGAAATAACTGAAAATGAGATCGATCCCAGTTTAGTTAAATTGCTCTCTCCAACAACTCCTTCAAAGATTGTGGCCGTTGGCCTGAATTATGTAGATCATGCCAAGGAGCTCAAAATGGAAATCCCTAAGAATCCCATCATGTTTATTAAACCAGCAAGCACTGTCGTTGGGCCTGAAGATCCTATCATATATCCTGAGACTTCAAATCAAGTTGACTACGAAGTTGAACTTGGAGTAGTCATAGGGCGAAGGGCAAAAAATGTTGAAAAAGATGAGGCAGGAGATTATATCCTTGGGTACACAGTCTTCAACGATGTTACCGCAAGAGACCTACAGAGGAAGGACATACAATGGACAAGAGCAAAATCTTATGATACATTTGCTCCAATAGGCCCTCTGATTGAAACTGATATAGATCCCTTTGATCTCCCAATATCGCTTAAGTTAAATGGAATCACAAAACAAGATTCTTCAACGAAGAACATGATATTTAATTGTTATGAGTTGTTAGAATTTATATCTGAAATAATGCCCCTTGAACCAGGTGATGTCATTGCAACTGGCACACCACCGGGAGTTGGCCCAATGAACAGAGGGGGCACAGTTGAGGCCAAAATAGAAGGAATAGGAGTGTTAAAGAATTACGTAATATGA